A DNA window from Paenibacillus segetis contains the following coding sequences:
- a CDS encoding ROK family protein, with the protein MDSEKIPTSILAIDLGGTKILLGEVTPDGEVLNSKSYPSDTTTQAIALEHIIRAIHDYKETVPFIAKEQIAIGIGLVGRVDHERGVWLEIEPGKSHDTAVKQIIEQAFSLPCGIDNDVACATKSELTFGWGASSHNFLYLNVGTGIAAGFVVNKEYITGSHFNAGEIGHMVVAMDSDVLCGCGRKGCVERLASGLGLHERIIALQHDYYPTSLIIEEGKRVSADSIFEAAESGDELCVRVSEEAAQALASTIMNLVRVSDPDTIILGGGVTNNMYFLNRIKHYLNPRTMRFVTNGLVFPKHSPTESGLIGAALAGLEASKSKSQR; encoded by the coding sequence ATGGACAGCGAGAAGATTCCCACATCCATTCTTGCAATTGATCTAGGCGGAACCAAAATACTGCTAGGAGAGGTTACACCAGATGGAGAGGTATTAAACTCCAAGTCCTATCCGAGCGATACAACTACACAAGCGATTGCACTAGAGCATATTATTCGAGCAATTCACGATTATAAGGAGACCGTACCCTTCATAGCCAAAGAGCAAATAGCCATAGGTATAGGTCTTGTTGGGCGAGTTGATCATGAACGTGGAGTTTGGCTTGAAATCGAGCCTGGTAAATCACATGACACGGCTGTCAAGCAAATTATTGAGCAAGCATTTAGTTTACCTTGTGGAATTGATAATGACGTAGCCTGCGCAACAAAGTCTGAACTAACCTTCGGCTGGGGGGCCTCATCCCATAATTTTTTATATTTAAATGTTGGTACAGGAATTGCAGCCGGCTTCGTCGTTAACAAGGAATACATCACAGGCTCTCATTTCAATGCTGGCGAAATTGGACATATGGTCGTGGCTATGGATAGCGATGTGTTATGTGGATGCGGTAGAAAAGGATGCGTAGAACGACTAGCATCAGGTCTAGGCCTACATGAGCGAATCATTGCCTTGCAGCACGATTACTACCCTACTTCCTTAATCATTGAAGAAGGTAAGCGTGTATCTGCCGATTCCATATTTGAAGCAGCTGAGTCCGGTGATGAGCTCTGTGTGAGGGTTAGTGAGGAAGCTGCTCAAGCACTCGCTTCAACGATTATGAATCTTGTACGGGTCAGCGATCCAGATACGATTATCCTTGGTGGCGGAGTCACGAATAATATGTATTTTTTGAATAGAATTAAACACTATTTGAACCCGCGGACAATGCGATTTGTGACCAATGGTCTTGTATTTCCAAAGCATTCACCTACCGAAAGTGGACTTATTGGTGCTGCATTGGCCGGTTTAGAAGCAAGTAAATCAAAATCACAACGATAA